The following proteins are co-located in the Vigna angularis cultivar LongXiaoDou No.4 chromosome 2, ASM1680809v1, whole genome shotgun sequence genome:
- the LOC108328991 gene encoding uncharacterized protein LOC108328991 isoform X2 has product MAVSEEECSSAKSGPSSSSSASRYYLSKCVLRGSVVLQVLYAHIRSPSSNDIIFGKETSIELVVIEDDGNVQSVCDQPVFGTIKDLAILPWNEKFRARDPQLWGKDLLVATSDSGKLSLLTFCNEMHRFVSVTHIQMSIPGNPLDLPGRRLAVDSSGCFIASSAYEDRLVMFSMSMSSGDIIDERILYPSESEGTASSSRSIQRTSMRGTIWSICFISQDSRQPSKEHNPVLAVIINRRGALQNELLLLEWNVEAHKIFVISQYAEAGPLAYDIAEVPNSGGLAFLFRTGDVLLMDLRDPRNPFCVYKTNLNILPNAMEEQTYVDDSCKLHDVDDERFNVAACALLELSDYDPMSIDSDSGGANSGYKYICSWSWAPENNRDPRMIFCVDTGEFFMIEVLFDSEGPKVNLSECLYKGLPCKALLWVEGGYVAALVEMGDGVVLKLEDGRLCYTNPIQNIAPILDMAVVDYRDEKHDQMFACCGVAPEGSLRIIRNGINVENLHRTASIYQGVTGTWTVRMKITDSHHSFLVLSFVEETRILSVGLSFTDVTDSVGFEPNVCTLACGLVTDGVLVQIHHCTVKLCLPTKAAHSEGIPLPSPISTSWSPDNVSISLGAVGHNFIVVSTSNPCFLFILGVRLLSAYQYEIYEMQHLVLQNELSCISIPGQEIEQKPSNSSISANNSNISSFQSGVDISKTFVIGTHRPSVEIWFFAPGGGITVVACGTISLTNTIGTAISGCVPQDVRLVFVDKYYVLAGLRNGMLLRFEWPVEPCPSSPINMVDTALSSINLVNSASNVLGKRNDPPSTLQLIAIRRIGITPVFLVPLGDTLDADIIALSDRPWLLHSARHSLSYTSISFQPSTHVTPVCSVECPKGILFVAENCLHLVEMVHSKRLNMQKFHLEGTPRKVLYHDESKMLLVMRTDLNCGTCLSDICCVDPLSGSVVSTFRLELGETGKCMELIRVGSEQVLVVGTSLSSGPAIMPSGEAESCKGRLLVLCLVHVQNSDSGSMTFCSKGGSSSQKTSPFHEIVSYAPEQLSSSSLGSSPDDNSSDGIKLDENEVWQFRLAYATKWQGVVFKICPYLDRYFLASAGNAFYVCGFPNDNPQRVRRYAMGRTHHMITSLSAHFTRIAVGDCRDGIILFSYHEEARKLEQLCCDPSRRLVADCILMDADTAVVSDRKGGIAILCSNHLEDNASTECNMTLSCAYFMAEIALSVQKGSYSYRLPADDVLQGGNGPKTNVDSLQNTIIASTLLGSIMIFIPLSREEYELLEAVQERLVVHQLTAPVLGNDHNEFRRREIRGGVPKILDGDVLTQFLELTSMQQKMILSSEPPDIAKPSLKPLLPPNVSVNQVVQLLERVHYALN; this is encoded by the exons ATGGCGGTTTCCGAAGAGGAATGCTCTTCAGCGAAGTCtggtccttcttcttcttcctccgcCTCGCGCTACTACCTCTCCAAATGCGTCCTCAGAGGAAGCGTCGTTCTTCAGGTCCTCTACGCTCACATTCGTTCTCCCTCCTCTAATGACATCATTTTTGGCAAG GAGACGTCTATTGAATTGGTGGTTATTGAGGATGATGGGAATGTGCAATCTGTGTGTGATCAGCCCGTCTTTGGCACCATCAAAGATCTTGCCATATTGCCTTGGAACGAGAAGTTTCGTGCACGTGATCCTCAG CTGTGGGGTAAAGACCTTTTGGTTGCTACATCCGATTCTGGGAAGCTGTCGTTGCTCACGTTTTGCAATGAAATGCACAG GTTTGTTTCTGTAACACATATACAGATGTCTATTCCTGGAAACCCATTGGATCTTCCTGGAAGAAGGTTAGCCGTTGATTCCAG TGGTTGTTTTATTGCTTCTAGTGCATACGAAGATCGGCTGGTTATGTTTTCTATGTCGATGTCCAGTGGTGATATCATTGATGAG AGAATTCTATATCCTTCGGAAAGTGAAGGAACTGCAAGCTCTTCCAGAAGCATCCAAAGAACCAGTATGCGTGGTACCATTTGGAGCATCTGCTTCATTTCACAAGATTCCAGACAACCAAGCAAGGAGCATAATCCTGTACTTGCTGTTATTATAAATAG GAGGGGAGCCCTTCAAAATGAATTGCTATTATTGGAATGGAATGTTGAAGCAcacaaaatatttgttatttctCAGTATGCTGAAGCTGGGCCTCTGGCATATGACATTGCTGAAGTTCCTAACTCCGGGGGACTTGCATTCCTGTTCAGGACTGGTGATGTTCTCTTAATGGATCTTAGAGATCCCCGCAACCCATTCTGTGTCTATAAGACTAACTTGAACATTTTGCCAAATGCCATGGAAGAGCAGACTTATGTGGATGACTCTTGTAAATTACACGATGTTGACGATGAACGCTTTAATGTTGCTGCCTGTGCTTTGTTGGAACTGAGCGATTATGATCCTATGTCCATAGACAGTGACAGTGGTGGTGCTAATTCAGGCTACAAATACATATGCTCATGGAGTTGGGCACCTGAAAATAATAGAGATCCTAGGATGATCTTCTGTGTAGATACTGGggaattttttatgattgaagtTCTTTTTGATTCTGAAGGCCCTAAAGTTAATCTGTCTGAGTGTCTCTATAAAGGTCTGCCGTGTAAAGCACTTTTGTGGGTTGAAGGTGGATATGTAGCTGCCCTTGTGGAAATGGGGGATGGTGTGGTTCTGAAATTGGAAGATGGAAGGCTATGCTATACAAACCCTATTCAAAACATTGCACCAATCTTGGATATGGCAGTTGTAGATTATCGTGATGAGAAGCATGATCAAATGTTTGCTTGCTGTGGTGTGGCTCCAGAGGGGTCATTAAGGATAATTCGAAATGGTATTAATGTGGAAAATCTACACAGGACTGCTTCTATATATCAAGGGGTAACTGGTACTTGGACTGTCAGAATGAAAATTACTGATTCACATCATTCTTTTCTAGTTCTATCGTTTGTTGAGGAAACCAGAATATTGTCAGTTGGGTTAAGTTTTACTGATGTGACTGATTCAGTTGGTTTCGAACCTAATGTCTGTACTCTGGCATGTGGCCTTGTGACTGATGGTGTACTTGTTCAGATCCACCACTGTACTGTTAAGCTTTGTTTGCCCACTAAAGCTGCTCATTCTGAAGGTATCCCTTTGCCCTCTCCTATTTCCACATCTTGGTCTCCAGACAATGTGAGTATCAGTTTGGGGGCAGTTGGGCATAATTTCATAGTTGTGTCAACCTCTAACCCATGCTTTTTGTTTATCCTTGGGGTTAGATTGCTATCAGCTTATCaatatgaaatttatgaaatgCAACATTTGGTACTGCAGAATGAATTATCATGCATTTCCATCCCTGGACAAGAAATTGAGCAAAAACCATCAAATTCATCCATTTCAGCAAATAATAGTAACATCTCTTCTTTCCAAAGTGGAGTGGACATCAGTAAAACCTTTGTTATTGGTACACACAGGCCCTCTGTGGAAATTTGGTTTTTCGCACCAGGTGGAGGAATTACAGTAGTGGCTTGTGGGACAATTTCATTGACTAATACAATAGGTACTGCCATCAGTGGTTGTGTACCTCAAGATGTACGACTTGTATTTGTTGATAAGTATTATGTTCTTGCTGGATTGAGGAATGGAATGCTTCTCCGCTTTGAGTGGCCGGTGGAACCATGTCCATCATCACCAATAAATATGGTGGATACTGCTTTATCTTCTATAAATTTGGTAAATTCTGCAAGCAATGTTTTAGGCAAGAGAAACGACCCTCCTTCAACACTTCAATTGATTGCCATTCGACGCATTGGCATTACTCCAGTTTTCTTGGTGCCACTAGGTGACACACTGGATGCTGATATAATTGCTCTTAGTGATAGGCCTTGGTTGTTGCATAGTGCAAGACATAGCCTTTCGTATACTTCTATCTCATTTCAACCTTCCACACATGTGACTCCTGTTTGCTCTGTTGAGTGTCCAAAAGGAATATTGTTTGTTGCAGAAAACTGTTTACATCTG GTGGAGATGGTTCACAGCAAGAGACTTAATATGCAGAAGTTTCATTTAGAGGGCACTCCTAGGAAGGTCCTGTATCACGATGAAAGCAAAATGTTGCTAGTAATGAGGACTGACCTGAATTGTGGTACATGTCTGTCTGACATATGTTGTGTGGATCCCCTAAGTGGATCAGTAGTGTCGACTTTTAGACTTGAACTTGGTGAAACAGGAAAGTGCATGGAATTAATAAGAGTTGGAAGTGAGCAAGTGCTTGTTGTTGGAACTAGTCTGTCTTCTGGTCCAGCCATAATGCCCAGTGGTGAAGCTGAAAG TTGCAAGGGTCGTCTTCTTGTTCTTTGTCTTGTTCATGTGCAAAATTCAGATAGTGGTTCGATGACATTCTGTTCAAAGGGAGGGTCATCATCTCAAAAAACTTCGCCATTCCATGAAATTGTTTCATATGCTCCTGAACAGTTATCAAGCAGCAGCCTGGGCAGCAGTCCTGATGATAATAGTTCTGATGGCATCAAACTTGATGAAAATGAAGTATGGCAGTTCCGATTGGCTTATGCAACAAAATGGCAGGGGGTGGTTTTTAAAATCTGTCCTTATCTTGATCGTTACTTCTTGGCATCTGCTGGCAATGCT TTCTATGTTTGTGGTTTCCCTAATGACAATCCTCAAAGAGTGAGAAGGTATGCTATGGGAAGGACGCACCACATGATAACATCTTTGAGTGCACATTTTACAAGAATTGCAGTTGGGGATTGTCGTGATggaatcattttattttcttatcatgAG GAAGCTAGAAAATTGGAGCAACTTTGCTGTGATCCATCACGAAGGTTAGTTGCTGATTGCATTTTGATGGATGCTGATACAGCTGTTGTTTCGGATCGAAAAGGAGGCATTGCTATTTTATGTTCAAATCATTTGGAAG ATAATGCAAGTACTGAATGCAACATGACACTAAGCTGTGCTTATTTCATGGCTGAGATTGCCTTGAGCGTCCAGAAG GGCTCATATTCATACAGACTTCCAGCTGATGATGTTTTGCAAGGCGGCAATGGCCCCAAGACAAATGTTGATTCACTACAAAATACTATTATTGCCAGTACCCTGTTAGGAAGCATAATGATCTTCATCCCTTTATCAAG GGAAGAATATGAGTTATTAGAAGCTGTGCAAGAAAGACTCGTTGTCCACCAGTTGACCGCACCTGTTCTAGGAAATGATCATAACGAGTTTCGCCGTCGTGAAATCCGA GGTGGAGTACCCAAGATACTTGATGGTGACGTGTTAACCCAGTTTCTGGAGCTGACAAGTATGCAGCAAAAGATGATTTTGTCTTCCGAGCCACCTGATATAGCAAAACCAAGTTTGAAGCCACTCCTACCCCCCAATGTTTCTGTAAATCAGGTGGTTCAACTTCTTGAACGAGTTCATTATGCTCTGAACTAA